The following proteins come from a genomic window of Dongia rigui:
- a CDS encoding LysR family transcriptional regulator gives MANAHLNLPDLNLLVTLDVLLSEGSVAAAARRLRLSPSAMSRQLARLRAATGDPLLVRAGRGLVPTPRATELKAEVAPLVAAAQNLLRPVALLDIKSLTRSFTLRASDGFVENFGPALIARAKKQAPNVRLQFIPKIAKDSGPLRDGSVDLETGVVGAAQGPELRVQALFRDRLVGVVRKGHPLTKGKVTPVRYAAQSHIFVSRRVLERGPIDDILAEIGITRDIATIVGGFSAALALARHTDLVATVPERYTASLAKGLIRFPLPFKAPEITISMLWHPRQDADPAHRWLRGVVREVCG, from the coding sequence ATGGCGAATGCTCACCTCAACCTGCCCGACCTCAACCTGCTGGTGACGCTCGACGTGCTGCTCTCGGAAGGCTCCGTGGCGGCGGCCGCACGGCGCCTGCGCCTCAGCCCCTCCGCCATGAGCCGGCAATTGGCACGGCTGCGCGCAGCGACGGGCGATCCGCTGCTGGTGCGCGCCGGGCGCGGGCTGGTGCCGACACCGCGTGCCACGGAATTGAAGGCGGAAGTGGCGCCGCTGGTGGCGGCGGCGCAGAACCTGCTGCGCCCGGTTGCCTTGCTCGACATCAAGAGCCTCACGCGCAGCTTCACCTTGCGCGCCTCGGACGGGTTCGTGGAAAATTTCGGCCCCGCCCTCATCGCCCGGGCGAAGAAACAGGCACCCAATGTGCGCCTGCAATTCATCCCCAAGATCGCCAAGGACTCTGGCCCCTTGCGCGACGGCTCGGTCGATCTCGAGACCGGCGTGGTGGGTGCCGCGCAAGGCCCGGAGCTCCGCGTCCAAGCCCTCTTCCGCGATCGGCTGGTGGGCGTGGTCAGGAAGGGCCATCCGCTCACGAAGGGCAAGGTGACGCCCGTGCGCTATGCCGCGCAATCCCACATCTTCGTCTCACGCCGCGTGCTGGAGCGCGGCCCCATCGACGACATATTGGCAGAGATCGGCATCACCCGCGACATCGCCACCATCGTCGGCGGCTTCAGCGCGGCGCTGGCATTGGCCCGCCACACCGACCTCGTCGCCACCGTGCCGGAACGCTACACCGCGAGCCTCGCCAAAGGCCTCATCCGCTTCCCGCTCCCCTTCAAGGCGCCGGAGATCACGATCTCAATGCTGTGGCATCCACGGCAGGACGCCGACCCGGCGCATCGGTGGCTGCGGGGCGTGGTGCGGGAGGTTTGTGGGTGA
- a CDS encoding DEAD/DEAH box helicase, with protein MYVDNNFVSNRDCVVAHMTAQLIGLEQIPLFAKAGDISPNEVTDQLRASVKALHESEDIEEFVRAILSDRAATPHGPAEIVDILTHRIEISGTSGWAAFILKGRSFKTVRPADISHQIYRIEKIAGLKVAILGATGVVLDGVKEQFSSTCERLGVQYCFMDVDDFARLFWAYGFLCPRDGRRISGGRCTCGYAPKSANLNVLQTEALKELSRVHELRQPRGLVILPPGTGKTRIAANDARNVDAKSVLYVAHTHEILEVAESEFSAIFGVEQVSLETREAPVSLVTIQYLARHLDELSAKPIDYLVIDEFHHAAAKSYQATIDRLNFGFLLGLTATPFRSDRQDIAQICNQNVVVNYELRAGVDAGILSPYHYYGCFDDVDYSSLSFSNGKYSVRDLERKLIIKERHEAIVRKWREKADGKPSLAFCCSHRHAEKVAEEFNNQGIRAEVYISSTPSIRRKQMVSALERGKTKVLCVVDILNEGADIRFVECLLFLRPTESKRIFFQQLGRGLRKDVGKTQCIVIDFIGNFRNAHRLVEFHGLRPEETESRVGGLRSLREILDLPIGCKVEFEDRVLDIFAREGLDPRTATRQNISRILIYQYERLRRRLDRMPTKKDVDRGLLFGRDMYESVFGSWKRFIDIFEEFYLPNQ; from the coding sequence ATGTATGTTGACAATAATTTCGTCTCAAACAGAGATTGCGTCGTAGCTCATATGACTGCGCAGCTAATAGGACTTGAGCAAATTCCCCTGTTCGCCAAGGCTGGCGACATCTCTCCGAACGAAGTCACCGACCAACTTCGCGCTTCGGTGAAGGCGCTTCATGAAAGCGAAGATATCGAAGAATTCGTCCGCGCCATTCTAAGCGATAGAGCTGCGACGCCACATGGGCCCGCGGAAATTGTGGACATCCTCACACACAGAATTGAAATTTCGGGCACCTCCGGTTGGGCAGCTTTCATACTGAAGGGACGGTCTTTTAAGACAGTGCGACCAGCAGATATCTCGCATCAGATTTATCGGATCGAGAAGATCGCGGGCCTAAAGGTCGCCATTCTGGGAGCAACTGGCGTCGTCCTCGATGGAGTAAAGGAACAGTTTTCCTCTACGTGCGAAAGACTCGGCGTTCAGTACTGCTTTATGGACGTTGACGATTTCGCCCGGTTGTTCTGGGCTTACGGATTTCTTTGCCCGAGGGATGGGCGTCGCATTTCCGGTGGTCGGTGTACGTGCGGGTATGCACCAAAATCAGCTAACTTAAACGTTCTTCAAACTGAAGCGCTGAAGGAGTTGTCGCGAGTACACGAGCTGCGGCAACCAAGGGGGCTGGTGATACTGCCACCAGGTACCGGAAAGACACGCATAGCGGCTAATGATGCGCGAAATGTGGACGCGAAAAGCGTATTATACGTTGCACATACTCATGAGATTCTAGAGGTCGCCGAGTCTGAGTTTTCCGCTATCTTCGGTGTGGAGCAAGTGTCTCTTGAGACGAGAGAAGCGCCTGTCTCACTGGTTACGATTCAGTATTTGGCACGACATCTCGATGAGCTATCAGCGAAACCGATTGACTATCTAGTGATAGATGAGTTTCACCACGCCGCTGCGAAATCCTACCAAGCAACCATCGATCGATTGAATTTTGGGTTCCTACTTGGCTTAACGGCAACTCCATTCCGGTCAGACAGGCAAGACATTGCGCAGATATGCAATCAAAATGTCGTAGTCAATTATGAGCTGAGAGCCGGCGTGGATGCAGGCATTCTCTCACCATATCACTACTACGGCTGCTTCGATGATGTGGACTACAGTAGTCTGAGCTTCAGCAACGGAAAATACAGCGTGCGTGACTTGGAGCGAAAGCTAATCATCAAGGAGCGCCACGAAGCAATAGTTCGAAAGTGGCGAGAAAAGGCTGACGGCAAGCCGAGTTTGGCTTTTTGTTGCTCTCACAGACATGCTGAGAAGGTGGCTGAAGAGTTCAATAACCAAGGTATCAGAGCCGAAGTATACATTTCGTCAACCCCGAGCATTCGGCGGAAACAAATGGTCAGCGCTTTGGAAAGAGGCAAAACCAAGGTGCTCTGCGTGGTCGACATTCTAAATGAAGGAGCTGATATTCGTTTTGTTGAATGCCTGCTCTTCCTGCGTCCGACAGAGTCGAAGCGCATATTCTTTCAGCAATTGGGTCGCGGGCTGCGCAAAGACGTGGGGAAGACACAGTGCATAGTCATAGATTTCATCGGCAATTTCAGAAATGCGCATAGGTTGGTCGAATTCCATGGCTTGCGGCCGGAAGAGACAGAATCGCGGGTAGGCGGTCTGCGCAGTCTTCGGGAGATTCTAGACTTGCCGATCGGTTGCAAAGTTGAATTCGAGGATAGAGTTCTCGATATCTTCGCTCGTGAGGGGTTGGACCCTCGAACAGCCACTAGACAAAACATCTCTCGAATTCTCATCTACCAATATGAGAGGCTGAGACGTCGGCTTGACCGAATGCCGACAAAGAAGGATGTTGATCGGGGCCTTCTGTTTGGTAGAGACATGTATGAGAGTGTCTTTGGCAGTTGGAAGCGCTTTATAGACATATTTGAAGAATTTTACTTACCCAACCAGTAG
- a CDS encoding glutathione S-transferase family protein, whose amino-acid sequence MILIGQYDSPFVRRVGIALALYGLPFEHRPWSAFSDADKLRAYNPLTRVPTLVLDDGTALIESHIILDYLDGLMPGERALFPRAEPARHKALRIAALACGLGDKAVSLFYEKRLHDVASDVWVTRCRAQIGAVLDVLERERPAGTYWFGPTIGHADIAVAAVLRFIGEAHPGLVDMTAYPKLKTHAATCEALPVFKDIAQPFIPPA is encoded by the coding sequence ATGATTCTCATCGGCCAGTATGATTCCCCCTTCGTGCGGCGCGTCGGCATTGCGCTGGCGCTTTACGGCCTGCCCTTCGAGCATCGCCCGTGGTCGGCCTTCAGCGATGCCGACAAGTTGCGCGCCTATAACCCGCTGACCCGTGTTCCGACGCTGGTGCTGGATGACGGCACGGCGCTGATCGAGAGCCATATCATCCTTGATTACCTCGACGGCTTGATGCCGGGAGAGCGGGCCCTGTTCCCGCGCGCCGAGCCGGCCCGGCACAAGGCGCTGCGCATCGCGGCCCTCGCCTGCGGGTTGGGCGACAAGGCGGTGAGCCTCTTTTATGAGAAGCGCCTTCATGACGTGGCGTCGGATGTCTGGGTGACGCGTTGCCGCGCCCAGATCGGTGCCGTGCTCGATGTGCTGGAGCGGGAACGCCCAGCGGGTACCTATTGGTTCGGGCCCACGATCGGTCATGCCGATATCGCGGTGGCAGCGGTGCTGCGCTTCATCGGCGAGGCGCACCCGGGCCTTGTTGACATGACGGCCTATCCGAAGCTCAAGACCCATGCCGCCACGTGCGAAGCGCTGCCGGTCTTCAAGGACATCGCGCAACCCTTCATTCCACCCGCCTGA
- a CDS encoding MarR family winged helix-turn-helix transcriptional regulator, translating into MKAQATPQPREPRTPQAGDPRLADFLCFAIYSANLAYGKAYKPILEELGLTYTQYITIVALWENDAQTVSGLGEKLFLESNTLTPILKKLEGLGYLTRQRDPKDERQVVVTLTDAGRHLREKALPMNLVKESGLPPEDFKKVQKMITTLRDNLLKAAAQQA; encoded by the coding sequence ATGAAAGCCCAAGCAACGCCCCAACCCCGCGAACCTCGCACCCCGCAAGCCGGCGATCCGCGCCTCGCCGACTTCCTCTGTTTCGCGATCTATTCGGCCAACCTCGCTTACGGCAAGGCCTATAAGCCGATCCTCGAGGAACTGGGCCTCACCTACACGCAGTACATCACCATCGTCGCCCTCTGGGAGAATGACGCCCAGACCGTGAGCGGGCTCGGTGAAAAACTGTTCCTCGAATCCAACACCCTCACCCCCATCCTCAAGAAGCTCGAGGGGCTGGGCTACCTCACCCGCCAGCGCGACCCCAAGGACGAGCGCCAGGTGGTGGTGACCCTGACCGATGCCGGCCGGCATCTGCGCGAAAAAGCCCTGCCGATGAATCTGGTGAAGGAATCCGGCCTGCCGCCGGAGGATTTCAAGAAGGTGCAGAAGATGATCACCACGCTCCGCGACAATCTCTTGAAGGCCGCCGCGCAGCAGGCCTGA
- a CDS encoding PLP-dependent cysteine synthase family protein, with protein sequence MPNILDHIGNTRLLPLNHIGRMTGARIALKMEAENPTGSMKDRMALAMIDAAEADGRLKAHGTVIEYTGGSTGISLALVCAVKGYHCHIVTADAFAPEKLAHMQALGAELTVLQSDNGRQTEKLVKDMIARAESIAAATGGMLTHQMQNRDQLVAYTKMADEIWAQTNGRLDALVQAVGTAASIRGMATRLRQLKPDIQIIAVEPAESAVLSGGATGAHKIDGIGAGYVTPLWQEGLADSIEPVSTADAKAMAARLAKEEGILPGPSTGANVTAALRVAERMEEGAEIVTVMCDAGVKYLKE encoded by the coding sequence ATGCCCAATATCCTCGACCATATCGGCAACACGCGCCTGCTGCCGCTCAACCATATCGGCCGCATGACCGGCGCCCGCATCGCGCTCAAGATGGAAGCCGAAAATCCGACCGGCAGCATGAAGGACCGCATGGCGCTCGCCATGATCGACGCGGCTGAAGCGGACGGCCGCCTCAAAGCGCACGGCACGGTCATCGAATATACCGGCGGCTCCACCGGCATCTCGCTGGCGCTCGTCTGCGCGGTCAAAGGCTATCATTGCCACATCGTCACCGCCGACGCGTTCGCGCCAGAGAAGCTCGCGCATATGCAGGCACTGGGCGCCGAGCTGACGGTGCTCCAATCCGATAACGGCCGTCAGACCGAAAAACTGGTGAAGGACATGATCGCCCGCGCCGAAAGCATCGCCGCGGCGACCGGCGGCATGCTTACCCACCAGATGCAGAACCGCGACCAGCTCGTGGCCTATACGAAAATGGCGGATGAGATCTGGGCGCAGACGAATGGCCGCCTCGACGCCCTCGTCCAGGCCGTCGGCACCGCCGCCAGCATCAGGGGGATGGCCACGCGTCTGCGGCAACTCAAACCCGACATCCAGATCATCGCCGTCGAACCGGCGGAAAGCGCCGTCCTCTCAGGTGGTGCCACCGGCGCCCACAAAATCGACGGCATCGGCGCCGGCTATGTGACACCGCTCTGGCAGGAAGGGTTGGCCGATTCCATCGAACCCGTCTCAACCGCAGACGCCAAGGCGATGGCGGCACGCCTCGCCAAAGAAGAAGGCATCCTCCCCGGCCCCTCCACCGGCGCCAATGTCACGGCAGCGTTGCGCGTGGCCGAGCGGATGGAGGAGGGTGCGGAGATCGTCACGGTGATGTGCGATGCGGGGGTGAAGTATTTGAAGGAATGA
- a CDS encoding glutathione S-transferase family protein: MTLSLFAHPLSSYCQKVLTALYENGTPFTYRQLSFDDSQTGAEFAALWPIQRMPLLRDGATSVMESTVIIEHLDLYHPGKTRLLPADAKAALEARFLDRVFDCYVMTPMQKIVFDAIRPAEKRDPQGVADARALIEKSYAWLEEKLKGRAWAAGPDFSLADCAAAPSLFYADWVQEMGLRYPTLKAYRQKLLARPSFARAVDEGRPFRHLFPLGAPDRD; the protein is encoded by the coding sequence ATGACCCTCTCGCTCTTCGCGCATCCGCTGTCGTCCTATTGCCAGAAGGTGCTGACCGCCCTTTACGAGAACGGCACGCCCTTCACCTATCGCCAGCTTTCCTTCGACGACAGCCAGACCGGGGCCGAATTCGCAGCTCTCTGGCCAATCCAGCGCATGCCGTTGCTGCGCGATGGCGCGACCAGCGTCATGGAATCCACGGTCATCATCGAGCATCTCGACCTCTATCACCCGGGGAAGACGCGGCTGCTGCCGGCAGATGCGAAGGCCGCGCTGGAGGCACGATTCCTCGACCGCGTCTTCGATTGCTATGTCATGACGCCGATGCAGAAGATTGTCTTCGACGCCATCCGGCCCGCTGAGAAGCGCGACCCCCAAGGCGTCGCCGACGCGCGGGCGTTGATCGAGAAGAGCTATGCCTGGCTCGAGGAAAAGCTCAAAGGCCGCGCCTGGGCGGCGGGTCCCGACTTCAGCCTGGCCGATTGCGCGGCGGCACCCTCGCTCTTCTATGCCGATTGGGTGCAGGAAATGGGCCTGCGCTATCCGACCCTCAAGGCCTATCGGCAGAAACTCCTCGCGCGGCCGAGCTTTGCCCGCGCCGTCGATGAAGGGCGCCCGTTCCGCCACCTCTTTCCCCTGGGCGCGCCTGATCGCGACTAA
- a CDS encoding putative DNA modification/repair radical SAM protein — MNEREGAAMDKKLVGKLRILADAAKYDASCASSGAPKRSAGKNGLGSTSNGICHAYTPDGRCISLLKILLTNYCLFDCAYCINRRSSNVARARFTVDEVVALTIAFYKRNYIEGLFLSSGIARSPDRTMEEMMLVAKKLRQDHGFAGYIHLKTIPEASPWLIEQAGLFADRLSINLELPDRASLKRLAPEKDGANIAGAMDQMRERIVEAKAERRRFAPAGQSTQLIVGADATTDTGILETSDHLYKGYRLRRVYYSGFSPIPEASAVLPVKPPPLQRENRLYQADWLLRFYGFTVPEIAQGAQAGMLDLEIDPKLAWALKNRQLFPLDVNAAPREMLLRVPGLGVRVVDKLIAARRHATLRYGDLIRLSPHLKRARAFLVTPDYRPARQFDADDLRSLLVAPAQQLSLF, encoded by the coding sequence ATGAACGAGCGGGAGGGCGCGGCGATGGACAAGAAACTGGTGGGGAAGCTGCGCATCCTGGCGGATGCCGCAAAATATGACGCGTCCTGTGCCTCCTCCGGCGCGCCGAAGCGATCGGCCGGCAAGAATGGGCTGGGCTCGACCAGCAACGGCATCTGCCATGCTTATACGCCGGATGGCCGCTGCATCTCGCTGCTCAAAATCCTGCTGACCAATTACTGCCTGTTCGATTGCGCCTATTGCATCAACCGGCGCTCGTCCAACGTCGCGCGGGCGCGATTCACCGTCGACGAAGTCGTGGCGCTGACCATCGCGTTCTATAAGCGGAATTATATCGAGGGACTGTTTCTCTCCTCCGGCATCGCGCGCTCGCCTGACCGCACGATGGAGGAGATGATGTTGGTGGCAAAGAAGCTGCGGCAGGATCACGGCTTTGCCGGTTACATCCATCTGAAGACGATCCCCGAGGCCAGTCCTTGGCTGATTGAACAGGCGGGACTGTTTGCCGATCGTCTCTCGATCAATCTGGAACTCCCCGACCGCGCGAGCCTCAAGCGGCTGGCGCCGGAAAAGGACGGCGCCAACATCGCCGGCGCCATGGATCAGATGCGCGAGCGCATCGTCGAAGCCAAGGCCGAGAGACGGCGCTTTGCGCCGGCCGGGCAGAGCACGCAGCTCATTGTCGGGGCCGATGCCACCACCGATACCGGCATCCTCGAGACCAGCGATCATCTCTATAAGGGGTACCGTCTGCGCCGCGTCTATTATTCGGGCTTCAGCCCCATTCCGGAGGCGAGCGCCGTCCTGCCGGTGAAGCCGCCGCCTTTGCAGCGCGAGAACCGCCTTTATCAGGCCGATTGGCTGTTGCGATTTTACGGCTTCACCGTCCCTGAGATCGCGCAAGGTGCGCAAGCTGGCATGCTCGATCTCGAGATCGATCCCAAGCTCGCCTGGGCATTGAAGAACCGGCAGCTCTTTCCGCTGGATGTGAATGCGGCACCACGCGAGATGCTGCTGCGCGTGCCGGGTCTGGGTGTGCGGGTGGTCGACAAGCTGATCGCGGCCCGGCGGCATGCCACCTTGCGTTACGGCGATCTCATCCGCCTCAGCCCGCATTTGAAGCGCGCCCGCGCTTTCCTGGTGACGCCGGATTACCGGCCGGCGCGCCAGTTCGACGCCGACGACCTGAGGTCCTTGCTGGTCGCCCCGGCGCAGCAGCTGAGCCTCTTCTGA
- a CDS encoding alpha/beta fold hydrolase has product MRETTALPQIDPTRRGFLGLGALTAAALSVGFTRKAQAQAQAQAGTSLGAIRQIDAGLLNVGYAEMGPADGQPVLLLHGWPYDIHSYVDVAPMLSARGYRVIVPHNRGFGTTRFLSDATMRNGQQGQIALDVVALMDALKIEKTILAGYDWGGRSANIIAALWPERVKAMVSVNGYLINNRQRNQLPLAPKAEHGWWYQFYFATERGKAGYTANTRDFNELMWRNNSPSWKFDADTYARTAASFENPDHAAIVIHNYRWRLSLADGDPALDDLEAKLAAGPAITVPSITIDGDSDGVVPATDGSGQAKRFAGPRQHRILKGVGHNLPQEAPRDFAQAVIDVDAM; this is encoded by the coding sequence ATGCGCGAGACCACCGCCCTGCCCCAAATCGACCCCACGCGGCGCGGCTTCCTGGGCCTCGGCGCCCTGACCGCCGCGGCCCTGTCGGTGGGCTTCACCCGCAAGGCGCAAGCGCAGGCGCAGGCGCAGGCGGGCACGTCGCTGGGCGCGATCCGGCAGATCGATGCCGGCCTCCTCAATGTCGGCTATGCCGAGATGGGGCCGGCGGATGGCCAGCCGGTGCTGCTCCTCCATGGCTGGCCCTATGACATCCATTCTTATGTCGACGTGGCACCGATGCTTAGCGCGCGCGGCTACCGCGTGATCGTGCCGCACAACCGCGGCTTCGGCACGACGCGCTTCCTCTCCGACGCGACGATGCGCAACGGCCAGCAGGGGCAGATCGCGCTGGACGTCGTGGCGCTGATGGACGCGCTCAAAATCGAGAAGACCATCCTCGCCGGCTATGACTGGGGCGGGCGCTCGGCCAACATCATCGCCGCCCTGTGGCCGGAACGCGTCAAAGCCATGGTCTCGGTCAACGGCTATCTCATCAACAACCGCCAACGCAACCAGCTGCCCTTGGCGCCCAAGGCCGAGCATGGCTGGTGGTACCAGTTCTATTTCGCGACCGAGCGCGGCAAGGCGGGCTACACGGCGAACACGCGCGACTTCAACGAGCTGATGTGGCGCAACAACTCGCCGAGCTGGAAATTCGACGCCGATACCTACGCCCGCACGGCGGCGTCGTTCGAGAACCCGGACCATGCCGCGATCGTCATCCATAACTATCGCTGGCGCCTCAGCCTTGCCGATGGCGACCCGGCACTCGACGATCTCGAGGCCAAGCTCGCCGCCGGGCCGGCGATCACGGTGCCGAGCATCACCATCGACGGCGATTCGGATGGCGTCGTGCCGGCGACCGATGGCAGCGGCCAGGCCAAGCGTTTTGCGGGGCCGCGCCAGCACCGCATCCTGAAGGGCGTCGGCCATAACCTGCCGCAGGAAGCGCCGCGCGACTTCGCACAGGCCGTCATCGACGTGGACGCAATGTGA
- a CDS encoding DUF488 domain-containing protein, with protein sequence MSAHIVRLGTARLKNEGTRIGTVRRPPRGVAKARFAADNWYDVWYPELSPSADLVAKALGAETPKDWAAFERAYRAEMNAPAAKRTLELLAALSQHADFSVGCYCEDESRCHRSILRALLQEHGARMA encoded by the coding sequence ATGAGCGCCCATATCGTCCGCCTCGGCACAGCGCGCCTCAAGAACGAAGGCACCCGGATCGGTACCGTGCGGCGACCGCCCCGCGGTGTCGCCAAGGCGCGTTTCGCTGCCGACAATTGGTACGATGTCTGGTATCCGGAGCTTTCACCCAGCGCCGATCTCGTCGCCAAGGCGCTCGGTGCCGAGACGCCGAAGGACTGGGCGGCGTTTGAGCGCGCCTACCGCGCCGAGATGAACGCGCCCGCAGCCAAGCGCACGCTGGAGCTCCTCGCCGCCCTCTCGCAGCACGCCGATTTCTCGGTCGGCTGCTATTGCGAAGACGAATCCCGCTGCCACCGGTCGATCCTGCGCGCACTCTTGCAGGAGCACGGCGCCAGGATGGCGTGA
- a CDS encoding redoxin family protein: MMKRRELKFVLGLAVVAAGAAIAVTLSDKPGSFSMSPAIARSEAAELSPPLNALLQTTTWLNAPPLTPQDLRGKVVLVNFWTYSCINCVRTLPYLRAWAEKYRAEGLVVVSIHTPEFAFEKVPDNVTRALHQLDVPYRVAQDNDFRLWHAFGNRGWPAFYFIGADGAVAHEQLGEGDYEASEARIQALLKEAGSLKVALPITPIAGSGAQAAPDLATLGSGETYIGYGQASGFASPESFASDRTRTYTLPDNPWVNEWGLGGDWLVGAEFATSSAPQSSIAYRFHARDLHLVMAPASPEKPIRFRVTLDGKAPGADHGADTDPQGWGTLDADRLYQLVRQSAEVTDRTFRIAFEEPGVRAYAFTFG, translated from the coding sequence ATGATGAAACGCCGCGAACTCAAATTTGTGCTGGGCCTGGCGGTGGTGGCGGCCGGTGCCGCGATCGCCGTTACCCTCAGCGACAAACCCGGGAGCTTTTCGATGTCCCCTGCCATCGCGCGCTCTGAGGCGGCGGAGCTGTCGCCGCCGCTCAACGCCCTCCTTCAAACCACCACATGGCTGAACGCGCCGCCGCTCACCCCGCAGGATCTGCGCGGCAAGGTCGTGCTGGTCAATTTCTGGACCTATTCCTGCATCAACTGCGTGCGCACACTCCCTTACTTGCGCGCCTGGGCGGAGAAGTACCGCGCAGAGGGGCTGGTGGTGGTGAGCATCCACACGCCGGAATTCGCCTTCGAGAAAGTGCCGGACAATGTCACCCGCGCACTGCATCAGCTGGACGTGCCGTACCGGGTGGCGCAGGACAATGACTTCCGCCTGTGGCACGCCTTTGGCAATCGCGGCTGGCCGGCCTTCTATTTCATCGGTGCCGACGGGGCCGTGGCGCATGAACAGCTGGGCGAAGGCGATTACGAGGCGTCAGAAGCGCGCATCCAGGCACTGCTGAAAGAGGCCGGCAGCCTGAAGGTCGCCCTGCCCATCACGCCCATCGCCGGCAGCGGCGCGCAGGCGGCGCCCGATCTTGCCACACTCGGCTCCGGTGAGACCTATATCGGCTACGGCCAGGCAAGCGGCTTTGCGAGCCCCGAGAGCTTTGCCAGCGACCGGACGCGCACGTACACGCTCCCCGACAATCCCTGGGTCAACGAATGGGGCCTTGGCGGCGATTGGCTGGTGGGGGCGGAATTCGCGACATCGAGTGCGCCGCAGAGCAGCATCGCCTATCGCTTTCATGCCCGCGATCTGCATCTGGTGATGGCGCCGGCAAGCCCGGAGAAACCGATCCGTTTCCGCGTCACGCTGGACGGGAAGGCGCCGGGTGCCGATCACGGTGCCGATACCGATCCGCAAGGCTGGGGCACGCTCGATGCCGACCGGCTCTATCAGCTGGTCCGGCAATCAGCTGAGGTGACGGATCGCACCTTCCGGATCGCGTTCGAGGAACCGGGTGTGCGGGCTTATGCCTTCACCTTCGGCTAA
- a CDS encoding ArsC family reductase, with protein MSITLYGIKNCDTMKKARTWLDTHGVAYRFHDYKAEGIDKAHLTAWCQELGWEKVLNRAGTTFRALSEADKANISEAKAIALMQQQPSMIKRPILETPKKRLAGFKPEEYAALFK; from the coding sequence ATGAGCATCACCCTTTACGGCATCAAGAATTGCGACACGATGAAGAAGGCGCGGACATGGCTCGATACACATGGCGTTGCCTATCGCTTCCATGACTACAAGGCTGAGGGGATCGACAAGGCGCATCTTACCGCCTGGTGCCAGGAGCTCGGCTGGGAGAAGGTCTTGAACCGCGCCGGCACGACGTTCCGCGCGCTGAGCGAGGCCGACAAGGCGAATATCAGCGAGGCCAAGGCCATTGCGCTCATGCAGCAGCAGCCCTCGATGATCAAGCGGCCGATCCTGGAGACGCCGAAGAAACGCCTGGCCGGTTTCAAGCCCGAGGAATATGCGGCCCTCTTCAAATAG
- a CDS encoding winged helix-turn-helix transcriptional regulator, whose amino-acid sequence MTGYGQFCAIARAHEVLGGRWTLLIARELLMGSRRFNDIRRGIPRISKTVLSERLQELVHIGAVTRTDGTHGPEYDLTPAGHELFDVIAALGRWGQRWLGRQASQEDVDLDPLLHDMARRVEVKHLPAEPTVIRFALERQPLRFLLLKAGEVSACGENPGFPEALTLRGKFAALVAWWRGDCDLASAKRAGLRLEGSRAAIRAFPSWFQLYLLAGIKPAAAIKGKS is encoded by the coding sequence ATGACCGGATACGGACAATTCTGCGCGATTGCGCGCGCACATGAAGTGCTGGGCGGACGCTGGACGCTGCTGATCGCGCGCGAACTGTTGATGGGCAGCCGCCGCTTCAACGACATCCGCCGCGGCATCCCGCGCATCTCCAAGACCGTGCTCTCCGAACGGCTGCAGGAACTGGTCCATATCGGCGCGGTGACGCGCACCGATGGGACCCATGGTCCCGAATACGACCTCACCCCGGCGGGCCATGAACTCTTCGACGTCATCGCCGCCTTGGGGCGATGGGGCCAGCGTTGGCTCGGGCGTCAGGCGTCGCAGGAGGACGTCGATCTCGATCCGCTCCTTCACGACATGGCGCGGCGGGTCGAGGTCAAGCACCTGCCTGCCGAACCCACCGTCATTCGCTTTGCTCTCGAGCGCCAGCCCCTGCGCTTCCTCCTCCTCAAGGCTGGCGAGGTCTCGGCCTGCGGCGAAAATCCCGGCTTTCCGGAAGCCCTGACACTGCGCGGCAAGTTTGCCGCTCTCGTCGCCTGGTGGCGTGGTGACTGCGACCTGGCATCCGCGAAGCGGGCGGGACTGCGCCTCGAAGGATCGCGGGCCGCGATCCGCGCCTTTCCATCCTGGTTCCAGCTTTATCTTCTGGCCGGCATCAAGCCCGCCGCCGCGATCAAGGGGAAATCATGA